GTCCCAACACGACCGCCATGTCGACGACGGTCAGCGAAAATGCCACGACCGCGAACAAGGGCAACCGGATGCGCGGATAGATCTGCGGGAACACCGTCTTCAGCCAACCGGTGGCCGGTCGATAGCCCTGGCTTCGAGCGATCGCGACATAGCGGTCGGACGGTATCTGCGACAGCGCCGCCAGCATCATCAGAACCAGAAACGGCGTTTCCTTGAGCACCAGCGCCAGAACCAGCGCAACACCCGCCGGATCGTTGACGATCAGCAGGTCCGGCGGCATCACCCAGCCTGTCAACCACGGCGACACCAGCCGGGCAAGCCAGCCGCTGGGCGCCAACAGAAACATCAGCCCGACCGCCAAAGCGGCATGGGGCAGCGCGATCAGGGGGCCAAGCACCCTTTGCACGCGAACCAGCCGGCCGCTGACCTGGGCGGTGCAGACGATCGCTATCGCCAGAAAGAACGAAATCAGGGTCGCCGCCAGCCCCGTCGTCAGTGACAGCACGGCCGCCTGCGGAAATGCCGGGTCGGCGAACAGGTCGCGCCATGGCGCAAGCGTCGGGCCGACCGCGCCGATCGCCGGCAGATGACCGAATGACGGCACCAGCGTCCCGGCCAATCCGGCCAGAATTGGCGCCGTCAACATGCCGCCGGTCAGCACCGGAAAAAGATGGGGCCCCCGCGACCGGCGGTCCTGCGGCCGGTGGGATCGTGCGCCGCCGAGACCGGCCCTGACGGCCCTGGTGACTGTCTCGGCCAGTGGGCTCACCGTTCGTACCGTCCGGCCCAGGCATCCTGCAGGCCGTCGGTCCATGACGGATGCGGCTCGGCCAACTGGGTACCCAGCTCCTCTGGCGCCAGCGTCGCGACGCCGCGCGGCAGAGCCTCGAACATCGCCCTGTCGTCGGCGTCGAGCAGATCCATCGACAGCACGGTCGGATCGCCCCACAGGGTCGGGTCTTCCTTGCGGGCCTGGGCTTCCGGTGACAGCAGGAAGTTCGCCACGACCATCGCCCCTTCCCGCGCGCCGCTGTTATAGGGGATGGCGACGAAATGAGAGTTGCCGATCGTCCCGCCCTCGAAAACGAAGGTGCGCACGGTGTCGCGCAGTTCGCCATTCTCAATCGCGGCACTGGCGGCGCGCGGGTTGAAGTTCAGGGCAATGACGATTTCGCGATCGTCCAGAAGCGGGATCAGGGCAGAGCCGTTGGCCGGGAACACCTCGCCCCTACGCCACAGCAGCGGGTGCAGTTCGTCCAGATACGACCAGAGTGGCGCGGTCACCTCGGCGAACTGTTCCGCAGACCGAACGGGTTCCTGCAGCGCCGACGGTTCGTCGACCAGCTCGATCAGCGCCTGCTTCAGAAACGTCACGCCCAGGAAATCAGGCGGCTGCGGATAGGTGAACCAGCCGGGATTGGCGCTGAGATACATCAACAGGTCTTCGATACTGGTCGGCGGCGTGCTTTCGACCGCCGTATCGGCCATGAAGACCAGTTGCGCCATGCCCCACGGGCTTTCCAGGCCGTCGGTCGGGATCGTGAAATCCTCGACCACCGTCGGCTTCTCCGTCGGATCGACATAGGCGAAATTGGGCAGGTTGAAAGCAAAGGGCGCGCCCAGAAGATCGTTTTCGCGCATGGCGGCGAAATTCTCGCCATTGATCCACACCAGATCGACGGCCCCGTCATCGTCGCGGCCGGCTGCTTTTTCGGCCAGCACCGTACCCACCGCATCGGCGGTGTCGGATATCCGAACATGGCGCATATCGATGTCATACCGCGCCGCCACTGTGTCAGCAACCCAGTCGAGATAGGCGTTCGTCGTCTCCGACCCGCCCCAGGCATGAAAATAGACAGTCTGGCCGGCGGCGGCGTCGACCACGTCGCTCCAGATTTCCGCGTCCCATATCTGGCCGTGCCAGCGTTCCAGTCCGGCTCCATTCCCGGACTCGCTGCCCGTTCCGGGCGCCGCCCAAAGCACTGCGGCTGAAAAAACCGCCATCACCGCCACCGGGGAAACCCGCCGGACCCGCATTCGCCTCACTCCTGTTTTGATATCTGGTCCCGTGGACAACAACTTAGTGCGGCGGCCACCGATGTGAAATCGGTGTTTTCCGAAGAGCGGCCAATGCGGCACCGGAGCCCCACTTCTTCCGCCTTGCGCCCGATGGCGGCGCTGTCGTATAAGGCGGGAAGCGGCCTTGCGGGTGTAGCTCAGTGGTAGAGCATTAGCTTCCCAAGCTAAGTGTCGAGGGTTCGATTCCCTTCACCCGCTCCAATCCCCTTTTTGTCCGACCCGGAGACATGGGTAACAGAATCCGCCGGTTCGTGACTCGGTTCCCGGCCCAAAAGAAATGATTTTAACAAAATCATAAATACTTCGGCGCATTTGAAATCTGGTGGTATCGTTCGTCCCTGGATATCCGCCGGAGCATCGCCGAATGTACCTTCCGACAGCCTACCGCCCGGGCCATGAAAAAGCCCGCCGGATCGATCCGGAAATGGCCGATCTTTACATCAAGCACACCACCATGGGCGACGAGGCTGCCGATGCCGCGATCGCGGCATGTGCCGACTTCGATCCCAGGCAACAGCGAACCTGGATCAAGACGGGAATCGAGTCCGGTGCCGGGGCGATTCCGGATGCGCCGGAGGCCCTGCGCGCCGTCATCGCCGCCAGCGAACGGGCTCCCGAATGGTTCGACGCCGCCAAGACGCGCGCCGGTTCCCGCGTTTTTCACGGCAATTCCGAGACCTTCCTGCAGGCATTCGTCGGCGCGGTTCTGATCGAGGGATTCTGCACCCTGATCGCCAAATCATTCGCCATCACCGGTCGACTGGTCGATCAGGGCGTCCGCCGGATGAAACAGAACAACCGCCACGTCTCGGAGATATTTCTGCCCGGCGGTCTGGATACTTTCGGCGATGGCTGGACGGCCTCGGTCCGCATCCGTCTGATCCACGCCCGAGTGCGCGCACTGATGAAAGAGTCGCCGGATTGGGAGGCTGATGCCTGGGGAACGCCGCTCAGCTCCGCCCATATCGCCTATGCCAATGCGGCTTTTTCCGGTCTGCTTCTGAAACGGGCGCGGATGCTGGGCCTTGATTTCCTGTCCGATGACGAACGGGACTCCTTCATGCATTGCTGGCGATGTTCCGGCCATCTGGTCGGCGTTCATCCGGATTTGCTGTGCGCGACCGAAGACGAAGCCCTGCGCCTGCAGCGCATCGGTGAAATGTGCGAACCGCCACCCGACATCGAGTCCATACTGGTTGCCAACGGACTGGTGAACTCGGCTCCCATCATTGTCGGCATCACCGACACCGACGAACGGCGCGCACTGGCGAAAAAGGTCTACAGGGTGTCGCGCGCCATGATCGGCGACGAACTGGCCGATCAGCTTCGCTTTCCGAAGTACCGCACTTTTGGCGTTCTGGCGGCGATGCGGCTTCGCTTTCGCGCCGACCGGCTCCTGCGCCGTGCCTTCCCCGGCCTGGACCGACGCCGACGCGCCGGCCAGTTCGGTCAACTGGTCGAACTGTCGTTTCACGAGACGACCGAAACGCCCTATGCCCTGCCTCAGCACCTCTATGCCGAGCGCGACCGTCCCGATTCGTCACAAGGGTAAATACGGGCCCGGCCCGGCACCTACATCGGTATCGATCGCGAGATAGAAGATTTCCACACCGGGACCTCGCGCAGCAACTCTAGATGGTGATACACGAATATGGTACATCCGGCTCGGGGTCCCCGATCAGTGTCGGGGACGATCAGGGTGGGGGCGAGGCTGCACTCACGGCAGCTCTACGCGTGGTGATCCGGCCCGCAAGCGTCTCGTGGAACAGCCAGTCGCGAAACGCGATGACCGATCGACGCCGGCCATCGCTTTCGCGATAGGCAAGCGAATAGATGATCACGGCGCTCGACTCGATATCGAACAACTCGACAAGCCTGCCGGCCGCTACGTCGGCTTCGATCAATGCCCGATAAGCCAGATCAACGCCGAGGCCGGATTCCGCCGCCTGCATCGACAGTTCGCAATGAGCGAAACGGGGACCATTCGCGTGAATGCCGACGCAGGCGGCGCGAGCAAACCACTCGTCCCATCCTTCGGCCACCATATCGCGCAGCAGAATATCGCCGCTGAGGTCGGAAGGCCGCCGCAGATCGGGCCGCGCCGCAAGAAAGGCCGGGCTGCAAACAGGCATGCGGGTCGACGCCATGAACGGCTCGATCCGCAATCCGGCGACCGGGTCATCGCCCCACTGGACCACGATATCGACATTGTCGCGGTTCAGGTCGGTTGGCGGCAGTCCGGTCGAAAGGTCCAGCGCAATCGTGGGATTACTTTCGAGAAACCGGCCGAGGCGCGGCAACAGCCATCGGGCGGCAAAGGCCGGCGTTGTCTGAACCGCCAAGGGTTCCTCGTCGGTGCGCCGCGACACCTCACGCGTGATCCGGTCCATCTCGTCGAGCAGAGGGCGAAGGGCGTTGAAATAGGCGGTGCCGTCCGGCGTCAGCGTGACACGGCCCGGCGTGCGCTGAAACAGGCGCACCGCGAGCAAATCCTCCAGAAGGCGCAATTGGTGGCTTACAGCGGATGCATCGACACATAACTCCAGCGCCGCCTTTTTGAAGCTGCCGCAGCGTGCCGCCGCTTCGAAGGCGCGGATAGCCGGCAAGGGCGGAATGCGCCGTTTCATGGCGGATGAACCTTTTTCATCCCGGCATGAGAAGCCGTCATTAGCGTGCCTTCAAGTGTCGCGCGTAGAATTGAATTCCGCAATATGTAACTTCAGGAGGTCAGCATGACGGACCATTTGCTCGACAAACCGCACCTGTGTCCTTCTCAAAAACGGCTCCAGACCATTTGCCGTCTATTCAGCCGTGGTGCTGCCCTTGTTATGGCGGCCTTGATGTTTTCGGGACCGGCGGTCGCCTTCGACCTTCATCCACCCTTGCGTGATGACGGGGCTGCGTGGGCAGCGCGTGCAGCCGCGACCGACGAAGATCAGCCGATGATTGATGCCGACATTGGTATCGTCGATCTCGAACGGATGTCGGCCGCCATACTTGAACGCCTGAACGGTCTTGAAGGGACGACTTCGCAATTGCGCGCCATCTGGTTTTTCGACCAGGGCGCGGTGCCTGCGGCGGCTCTGGTTTTTGACATCACCGCTGCCGAGTGATCGACCCGATTGACCGGCAGAACACCGCAAGGGCCCACGACCCCTGCCGTCCGGATCGCAGCGGCGGCAGGGGCAGCCGCCAATAGGGTCGCGACATATCCTCGACCTGGCGGGAGGCTAATC
This region of Fodinicurvata sp. EGI_FJ10296 genomic DNA includes:
- a CDS encoding ABC transporter substrate-binding protein; protein product: MRVRRVSPVAVMAVFSAAVLWAAPGTGSESGNGAGLERWHGQIWDAEIWSDVVDAAAGQTVYFHAWGGSETTNAYLDWVADTVAARYDIDMRHVRISDTADAVGTVLAEKAAGRDDDGAVDLVWINGENFAAMRENDLLGAPFAFNLPNFAYVDPTEKPTVVEDFTIPTDGLESPWGMAQLVFMADTAVESTPPTSIEDLLMYLSANPGWFTYPQPPDFLGVTFLKQALIELVDEPSALQEPVRSAEQFAEVTAPLWSYLDELHPLLWRRGEVFPANGSALIPLLDDREIVIALNFNPRAASAAIENGELRDTVRTFVFEGGTIGNSHFVAIPYNSGAREGAMVVANFLLSPEAQARKEDPTLWGDPTVLSMDLLDADDRAMFEALPRGVATLAPEELGTQLAEPHPSWTDGLQDAWAGRYER
- a CDS encoding oxygenase MpaB family protein, coding for MYLPTAYRPGHEKARRIDPEMADLYIKHTTMGDEAADAAIAACADFDPRQQRTWIKTGIESGAGAIPDAPEALRAVIAASERAPEWFDAAKTRAGSRVFHGNSETFLQAFVGAVLIEGFCTLIAKSFAITGRLVDQGVRRMKQNNRHVSEIFLPGGLDTFGDGWTASVRIRLIHARVRALMKESPDWEADAWGTPLSSAHIAYANAAFSGLLLKRARMLGLDFLSDDERDSFMHCWRCSGHLVGVHPDLLCATEDEALRLQRIGEMCEPPPDIESILVANGLVNSAPIIVGITDTDERRALAKKVYRVSRAMIGDELADQLRFPKYRTFGVLAAMRLRFRADRLLRRAFPGLDRRRRAGQFGQLVELSFHETTETPYALPQHLYAERDRPDSSQG
- a CDS encoding LysR substrate-binding domain-containing protein, which codes for MKRRIPPLPAIRAFEAAARCGSFKKAALELCVDASAVSHQLRLLEDLLAVRLFQRTPGRVTLTPDGTAYFNALRPLLDEMDRITREVSRRTDEEPLAVQTTPAFAARWLLPRLGRFLESNPTIALDLSTGLPPTDLNRDNVDIVVQWGDDPVAGLRIEPFMASTRMPVCSPAFLAARPDLRRPSDLSGDILLRDMVAEGWDEWFARAACVGIHANGPRFAHCELSMQAAESGLGVDLAYRALIEADVAAGRLVELFDIESSAVIIYSLAYRESDGRRRSVIAFRDWLFHETLAGRITTRRAAVSAASPPP